In Shinella sp. XGS7, a single genomic region encodes these proteins:
- a CDS encoding EAL domain-containing protein, producing MAPGRQTQSEAQALQLAQLAALDQVMAMAEFGPDGVLRQANARYLALLGYSREEALGRLHSDFCPPGRAESPDYRAFWRGLSEGGTHSGLEERVRRDGSRCWLEASYTPVRDAQGRVIQVLKVASDVSERLQHERAQQEHLQRLSLVADASDSAVLISDAESCIVYVNAGFSRMFGWTPEQAIGQAPIALLAPQLSQQFVDEYRAALRAGCAVGREEIVSGQQGQRYWAKVISNPVMGPDGQWRYTVTILTDITRAKMHEALQHQVLEAMARERPLAEVLDMVCREVERIAPDVQASILEVDEQGLLHPLAGPSLPPEYSAQLDGLPIGPSVGSCGTAAWRRAPVQVDDIASDPLWADYRALALPLGLRACWSTPFCNSEGRVIGTFAFYYRSRVQDSEAQRFHQQLVEACTHLCTLALEREHARQRIRKLAFYDGLTGLPNRSLLQARADQAIASATRNAEPLAVLFLDLDRFKQINDTLGHAAGDALLRQVASRLQRELRSSDIAGRLSGDEFVVVLPQCDADQAADTVERLQALLAQPMEIADTRLAISASVGIAMFPADGREMETLLHRADMAMYQAKSGARGSFRFFSAEMNRLAQERLALETALREALRQGQLQLHYQPQIELASGRLHGVEALARWTHPELGPISPARFIPLAEECGLIAELGRWALREACRQLAEWRAQGLAVPAIAVNLSPTSFHNLELPSLIADALERHALKPQDLTLEITESVLVDTNPSTLKTLAEVHAQGVRLSMDDFGTGYSSLSYLRRLPVSELKLDRSFVADLEQDEAARALSRAILGIGQSLQLTVVAEGVESEQQNQLLREQGYPVAQGYLFARPLPPQEMARWLASAAPAA from the coding sequence ATGGCCCCAGGCAGGCAGACACAGAGCGAGGCACAGGCGCTGCAACTGGCGCAGCTGGCCGCTTTGGACCAGGTGATGGCCATGGCCGAGTTCGGGCCCGACGGCGTGCTGCGCCAGGCCAACGCGCGCTACCTGGCCCTGCTGGGCTACAGCCGCGAGGAAGCACTGGGCCGCCTGCACAGCGACTTCTGCCCGCCCGGCCGCGCCGAATCGCCCGACTACCGGGCCTTCTGGCGCGGGCTCAGCGAAGGCGGCACGCACAGCGGCCTGGAGGAGCGCGTGCGCCGCGACGGCAGTCGCTGCTGGCTGGAGGCCAGCTACACACCCGTGCGCGACGCGCAGGGCCGCGTGATCCAGGTGCTCAAGGTGGCCAGCGATGTGAGCGAGCGCCTGCAGCATGAGCGCGCCCAGCAGGAGCATCTGCAGCGCCTGTCCCTGGTGGCCGATGCCAGCGACAGCGCCGTCCTGATCAGCGACGCCGAGTCGTGCATCGTCTATGTCAACGCCGGCTTCAGCCGCATGTTCGGCTGGACGCCCGAGCAGGCCATCGGCCAGGCGCCGATCGCCCTGCTGGCGCCCCAGCTCTCCCAGCAGTTCGTGGACGAGTACCGCGCGGCGCTGCGCGCCGGCTGCGCCGTGGGCCGCGAGGAGATCGTCAGCGGCCAGCAGGGCCAGCGCTACTGGGCCAAGGTCATCAGCAATCCGGTGATGGGGCCGGACGGCCAGTGGCGCTACACCGTCACCATCCTCACCGACATCACCCGCGCCAAGATGCACGAGGCCCTGCAGCATCAGGTGCTGGAGGCCATGGCCCGCGAGCGCCCCCTGGCCGAGGTGCTGGACATGGTCTGCCGCGAGGTGGAACGCATCGCCCCCGATGTGCAGGCCTCCATCCTGGAGGTGGATGAGCAGGGCCTGCTTCACCCCTTGGCCGGCCCCAGCCTGCCGCCCGAGTACTCGGCGCAGCTGGACGGCCTGCCCATAGGCCCCAGCGTGGGCTCCTGCGGCACGGCCGCCTGGCGCCGCGCGCCGGTGCAGGTGGACGATATCGCCAGCGATCCGCTGTGGGCCGATTACCGCGCGCTGGCCCTGCCCCTGGGCCTGCGGGCCTGCTGGTCCACCCCCTTCTGCAACAGCGAAGGCCGCGTCATCGGCACCTTCGCCTTCTACTACCGCTCACGCGTTCAGGACAGCGAGGCCCAGCGCTTCCACCAGCAGCTGGTGGAAGCCTGCACGCATCTGTGCACCCTGGCCCTGGAGCGCGAGCATGCGCGCCAGCGCATCCGCAAGCTGGCCTTTTATGACGGGCTCACCGGCCTGCCCAACCGCAGCCTGCTGCAGGCGCGGGCCGATCAGGCCATCGCCTCGGCCACGCGCAATGCGGAGCCGCTGGCCGTGCTCTTCCTGGACCTCGACCGCTTCAAGCAGATCAACGACACGCTCGGCCACGCGGCCGGCGATGCGCTGCTGCGCCAGGTGGCCAGCCGCCTGCAGCGCGAGCTGCGCAGCTCCGACATCGCCGGCCGGCTCTCGGGCGACGAGTTCGTGGTGGTGCTGCCCCAGTGCGATGCCGACCAGGCGGCCGACACCGTGGAGCGCCTGCAGGCCCTGCTGGCCCAGCCCATGGAGATTGCCGACACCCGGCTCGCCATCTCGGCCAGCGTGGGCATCGCCATGTTCCCGGCCGACGGCCGCGAGATGGAGACCCTGCTGCACCGCGCGGACATGGCCATGTACCAGGCCAAGAGCGGCGCGCGCGGCAGCTTCCGCTTCTTCAGCGCCGAGATGAACCGCCTGGCCCAGGAGCGCCTGGCCCTGGAGACCGCGCTGCGCGAGGCCCTGCGCCAGGGCCAGCTGCAGCTGCACTACCAGCCGCAGATCGAGCTGGCCAGCGGCCGGCTGCACGGCGTGGAGGCCCTGGCGCGCTGGACCCATCCGGAACTCGGCCCCATCTCGCCGGCCCGCTTCATCCCCCTGGCCGAGGAATGCGGCCTGATCGCCGAGCTGGGCCGCTGGGCCCTGCGCGAGGCCTGCCGCCAGCTGGCCGAGTGGCGCGCCCAGGGTCTGGCGGTGCCGGCCATCGCCGTGAACCTCTCGCCCACCAGCTTCCACAATCTGGAGCTGCCCAGCCTGATCGCCGATGCGCTGGAGCGCCACGCCCTCAAGCCGCAGGACCTGACCCTGGAGATCACCGAGAGCGTGCTGGTGGACACCAATCCGAGCACGCTCAAGACCCTGGCCGAGGTGCATGCGCAGGGCGTGCGCCTGTCCATGGACGACTTCGGCACCGGCTACTCCAGCCTCAGCTATCTGCGCCGTCTGCCGGTCAGCGAGCTCAAGCTGGACCGCAGCTTCGTGGCCGATCTGGAGCAGGATGAGGCCGCCCGCGCGCTCAGCCGCGCCATCCTGGGCATAGGCCAGAGCCTGCAGCTCACCGTGGTGGCCGAGGGTGTGGAAAGCGAACAGCAGAACCAGCTGCTGCGTGAGCAGGGCTACCCGGTGGCCCAGGGCTATCTCTTCGCCCGCCCGCTGCCGCCGCAGGAGATGGCGCGCTGGCTGGCCTCCGCCGCCCCGGCCGCCTGA
- a CDS encoding pitrilysin family protein — MMMRIRRLTLTLGAGLLAATTASAQAPLKALTPVASVEGITEYRLPNGLQVLLAPDSSKPSTTVNVTYRVGSRHENYGETGMAHLLEHLIFKGTPTHKNVWAEFEKRGLQANGSTWLDRTNYFASFAANDANLQWYLGWQADAMVNSYIARKDLDSEMTVVRNEMEMGENNPGNIVFERLLATMYQWHNYGKSTIGARADVENVDIPRLQGFYRQYYQPDNATLIVSGKFDSAKVLAWVQQSFGKLKKPTRKLPTLYTIDPVQDGERFVAVRRSGGVASATLAYHVPPGPHPDYAAVELLGLILTEPPAGRLHKALVEQAKTAASVSAFSAPLHDPGFAMISADLAPGADLEAMNRQLLQVVEQGLTAQPITAEELKRAQTRWLNRWEQQFADPQQVGTALSETVSQGDWRLFFLLRDRIRDAKLDDVQRVARERLLPSNRTLAHYIPTDKPLRAPAPAMVDVVAEMKQFVPATAVAQVAAFDASPANIDRQTQRATLANGMQLALLSKPTRGNAVQGMLSLRWGDAAALQGLRAVGDATAALLDKGTQRLDRQQLRDRLDALKVELQVMPGSEGVSVAWTTRREHAAEALALIGEMLRQPRLAPEGLDEVRAQTLAALQAQRHEPQAVAANAIALAFNGPYTRGDVRHARTFDEIAADTQAVSIEQIRAFHARFYGAAQAQLGLVGDFEAGALKQAAEAAFGDWRAPAAYARVPRPSLAVPGRLQLITTPDKQNAVLAARMPMALSDEHADYPALLMANYLLGDGGDSRLWKRIREKEGLSYGVWSFVQWSTLDENSPWNLGAIFAPSNRAKVETALREEVARALKDGFSAEEVAAGKQALLSSRALQRAQDPALAQTLAANLFLKRTLARSQQVDEALSRLTPEQVNAALRKYLKLEDFQLIFAGDFKQP; from the coding sequence ATGATGATGAGGATCCGCCGCCTCACCCTGACCCTCGGCGCCGGCCTGCTGGCCGCCACGACCGCCAGCGCCCAGGCGCCCCTGAAAGCCCTGACACCCGTCGCCAGCGTTGAAGGCATCACCGAGTACCGCCTGCCCAACGGCCTGCAAGTGCTGCTGGCGCCGGACAGCTCCAAGCCCAGCACCACGGTCAATGTGACCTACCGGGTCGGCTCGCGCCATGAGAACTATGGCGAGACCGGCATGGCCCATCTGCTGGAGCATCTGATCTTCAAGGGCACGCCCACGCACAAGAACGTCTGGGCCGAGTTCGAGAAGCGCGGCCTGCAGGCCAATGGCAGCACCTGGCTGGACCGCACCAACTACTTCGCCAGCTTCGCCGCCAATGACGCGAACCTGCAGTGGTATCTGGGCTGGCAGGCCGATGCCATGGTCAACAGCTATATCGCCCGCAAGGACCTCGACTCCGAGATGACCGTGGTGCGCAACGAGATGGAGATGGGGGAGAACAACCCCGGCAACATCGTCTTCGAGCGCCTGCTGGCCACCATGTACCAGTGGCACAACTACGGCAAGAGCACCATCGGCGCGCGCGCCGATGTGGAGAACGTTGACATCCCGCGCCTGCAGGGCTTCTATCGCCAGTACTACCAGCCGGACAACGCCACCCTCATCGTCTCGGGCAAGTTCGACAGCGCCAAGGTGCTGGCCTGGGTGCAGCAGAGCTTCGGCAAGCTCAAGAAGCCCACGCGCAAGCTGCCCACGCTCTACACCATCGACCCGGTGCAGGATGGCGAGCGCTTTGTCGCCGTGCGCCGCAGCGGCGGCGTGGCCAGCGCCACCCTGGCCTACCATGTGCCGCCCGGCCCGCACCCGGACTACGCGGCCGTGGAGCTGCTGGGCCTCATCCTCACCGAGCCGCCGGCCGGCCGCCTGCACAAGGCCCTGGTCGAGCAGGCCAAGACAGCCGCCTCGGTCAGCGCCTTCTCGGCGCCCCTGCACGACCCCGGCTTCGCCATGATCAGCGCCGACCTCGCGCCGGGCGCCGATCTGGAGGCCATGAACCGCCAGCTGCTGCAGGTGGTGGAGCAAGGCCTGACGGCCCAGCCCATCACGGCCGAGGAACTCAAGCGCGCCCAGACCCGCTGGCTCAACCGCTGGGAACAGCAGTTTGCCGATCCGCAACAGGTGGGCACCGCCCTGTCCGAGACCGTGAGCCAGGGCGACTGGCGCCTGTTCTTCCTGCTGCGCGACCGCATCCGCGACGCCAAGCTGGACGATGTGCAGCGCGTGGCCCGCGAGCGCCTGCTGCCCAGCAACCGCACCCTGGCCCACTACATCCCCACCGACAAGCCGCTGCGCGCCCCGGCGCCGGCCATGGTGGATGTGGTGGCCGAGATGAAGCAGTTCGTGCCCGCCACGGCCGTGGCCCAGGTCGCGGCCTTCGATGCCAGCCCCGCCAACATCGACCGCCAGACCCAGCGCGCCACCCTGGCCAATGGCATGCAGCTGGCCCTGCTGTCCAAGCCCACCCGCGGCAATGCGGTGCAGGGCATGCTCAGCCTGCGCTGGGGCGACGCCGCCGCCCTGCAGGGCCTGCGCGCCGTGGGTGATGCCACGGCCGCCCTGCTGGACAAGGGCACCCAGCGCCTGGACCGCCAGCAGCTGCGCGACCGCCTGGACGCGCTCAAGGTGGAGCTGCAGGTGATGCCGGGCAGCGAGGGCGTGAGCGTGGCCTGGACCACGCGCCGCGAGCATGCGGCCGAGGCCCTGGCCCTGATCGGCGAGATGCTGCGCCAGCCACGCCTGGCCCCCGAAGGCCTGGACGAGGTGCGCGCCCAGACCCTGGCCGCCCTGCAGGCCCAGCGCCACGAGCCCCAGGCCGTGGCCGCCAACGCCATCGCCCTGGCCTTCAACGGCCCCTACACCCGCGGCGATGTGCGCCATGCCCGAACCTTTGACGAGATCGCGGCCGACACCCAGGCCGTCAGCATCGAGCAGATCCGCGCCTTCCACGCCCGCTTCTACGGCGCGGCCCAGGCTCAGCTGGGCCTGGTGGGCGACTTCGAGGCCGGCGCGCTCAAGCAGGCGGCCGAGGCCGCCTTCGGCGACTGGCGCGCGCCGGCCGCCTATGCCCGCGTGCCCCGCCCCAGCCTGGCCGTGCCCGGCCGGCTGCAGCTGATCACCACGCCCGACAAGCAGAACGCCGTGCTGGCTGCTCGCATGCCCATGGCCCTGAGCGATGAGCATGCCGACTACCCCGCCCTGCTGATGGCCAACTACCTGCTGGGCGACGGCGGCGACTCGCGCCTGTGGAAGCGCATCCGCGAGAAGGAAGGCCTGTCCTACGGCGTCTGGTCCTTTGTGCAATGGAGCACCCTGGACGAGAACTCGCCCTGGAACCTGGGCGCCATCTTCGCGCCGAGCAACCGCGCCAAGGTGGAGACGGCCCTGCGCGAGGAAGTGGCCCGCGCCCTCAAGGACGGCTTCAGCGCCGAGGAGGTGGCCGCCGGCAAGCAGGCCCTGCTGAGCAGCCGCGCCCTGCAGCGCGCGCAAGACCCGGCCCTGGCCCAGACCCTGGCGGCCAATCTCTTCCTCAAGCGCACCCTGGCGCGCAGCCAGCAGGTGGATGAGGCGCTGAGCCGGCTCACGCCCGAGCAGGTCAATGCCGCGCTGCGCAAGTACCTGAAGCTGGAGGACTTCCAGCTCATCTTCGCGGGCGACTTCAAGCAGCCCTGA
- a CDS encoding restriction endonuclease, whose translation MKLTMAKNSLFAILLRSSWWMSLLVAAVLALLSFALLPERLKLVGALSGFPFLVISVLALRRQWGRPSAARIAQTEAALSTLPWPAFASLLEQVFRREGYILLPRSPRDPQEGAFDFELERGGRRTLVSARRWKSARTGLEVLRALQAAREARGAEAAIYIGLAPLSEQALPFAQAQGLTLWQAAELAQRLRGLPLVRR comes from the coding sequence TTGAAGCTGACCATGGCGAAGAACTCGCTGTTTGCCATCCTCCTGCGTTCGTCCTGGTGGATGAGCCTGCTCGTGGCCGCCGTGCTGGCCTTGCTGAGCTTTGCCCTGCTGCCCGAGCGCCTGAAGCTGGTGGGCGCGCTGTCGGGCTTTCCCTTTCTGGTGATCAGCGTGCTGGCACTGCGGCGCCAGTGGGGCCGGCCCAGCGCGGCCCGCATCGCGCAGACCGAGGCGGCCCTGAGCACGCTGCCCTGGCCGGCCTTTGCATCCCTGCTGGAGCAGGTGTTCCGGCGCGAGGGCTACATCCTGCTGCCCCGCAGTCCGCGCGACCCGCAGGAGGGCGCCTTCGACTTCGAGCTGGAGCGCGGTGGCCGTCGCACCCTGGTCAGCGCGCGGCGCTGGAAGTCGGCCCGCACCGGGCTGGAGGTGCTGCGCGCGCTGCAGGCCGCGCGCGAGGCGCGGGGCGCCGAGGCGGCAATCTACATTGGCTTGGCGCCGCTCAGCGAGCAGGCCTTGCCTTTTGCCCAGGCGCAAGGTCTGACCCTCTGGCAGGCTGCCGAGCTGGCCCAGCGCCTACGGGGCCTGCCGCTGGTGCGGCGCTAG
- a CDS encoding tripartite tricarboxylate transporter substrate binding protein: MVSRRESLQRLTAGGAALLLPGLARAWPERPLRLIVAYPPGGVSDETARLLAQGLTARLQVPVLVEHRAGAGGVAAMEALARAAPDGHTLCFSAISPLVLAPLLMKPAYDAARDFQPVMAVMHTPVLLLAGPASPELPELLARARSTPGSLRWASSGQATVGHRVLEEVARAAGVQITHVPYKGGGQQLNDALGGQFEVLSSNVAPQTLQYLRQGRLRALAVGAPQRLAALPEVPTLAELGFASANLHSTFGLFAPRGLPAPRLQRLNTLLNALLREPALAERLAASSNLPGGGSAEDFARLIAQERERLQTLAPHQRQAP, from the coding sequence ATGGTCAGCCGGCGTGAGTCGCTCCAGCGCCTGACGGCCGGCGGCGCGGCGCTGCTGCTGCCCGGTCTGGCCCGCGCCTGGCCCGAGCGGCCGCTGCGCCTGATCGTGGCCTACCCGCCCGGCGGCGTGAGTGACGAGACCGCCCGCCTGCTGGCCCAGGGCCTCACGGCCCGGCTCCAGGTGCCGGTGCTGGTGGAGCACCGCGCCGGGGCCGGCGGCGTGGCCGCCATGGAGGCGCTGGCCCGCGCCGCGCCCGATGGCCACACCCTGTGCTTCAGCGCCATCAGTCCCCTGGTGCTGGCGCCCCTGCTGATGAAGCCGGCTTATGACGCGGCGCGCGACTTCCAGCCCGTGATGGCGGTGATGCACACCCCCGTGCTCCTGCTGGCCGGCCCCGCCAGCCCGGAGCTGCCCGAGCTGCTGGCCCGCGCGCGCAGCACGCCGGGCAGCCTGCGCTGGGCCAGCTCGGGCCAGGCTACCGTGGGCCACCGCGTGCTGGAGGAGGTGGCGCGTGCCGCCGGCGTGCAGATCACCCATGTGCCCTACAAGGGCGGTGGCCAGCAGCTCAATGACGCGCTGGGCGGGCAGTTCGAGGTGCTGAGCTCCAATGTGGCGCCCCAGACCCTGCAGTACCTGCGTCAGGGCCGGCTGCGCGCCCTGGCCGTGGGGGCGCCGCAGCGCCTGGCCGCCCTGCCCGAGGTGCCCACGCTGGCCGAGCTGGGCTTTGCCAGCGCCAATCTGCATTCCACCTTTGGCCTCTTCGCGCCGCGCGGCCTGCCCGCGCCGCGCCTGCAGCGGCTCAACACCCTGCTCAACGCGCTGCTGCGCGAGCCCGCCCTGGCCGAGCGTCTGGCGGCCAGCAGCAATCTGCCCGGTGGCGGCAGCGCGGAGGACTTTGCACGCCTCATCGCGCAGGAGCGCGAGCGTCTGCAGACCCTAGCGCCGCACCAGCGGCAGGCCCCGTAG
- a CDS encoding LysR family transcriptional regulator — translation MDLRQLRYFVAVAEAGHMTRAATQLGMQQPPLSQQIKALETQLGMSLLQRHPKGVSLTEAGQLFLVEARRLLQDFGEMRERMARLASGQQGLLSVGFTSSAAAHGYTPEVLRACRSKHPGIALTLSEDSAAALIEAVAKARLHCAFLRVPVARPEGLIFETLLSEPALLALPLDHRLARVPRARSTPIAWHDLAGEALILVRRPGAPGLYANLLALCEREGVQPRIAAEVERMMTNLNLVAAGAGLSIVPASMRGVHAHSVLYRPLPRDALLEAPLSLCYRGADQAGPMQTFLSLAREIAARHGQPA, via the coding sequence ATGGACTTACGCCAGCTGCGCTACTTCGTGGCGGTGGCCGAGGCCGGGCACATGACCCGGGCGGCCACCCAGCTGGGCATGCAGCAGCCGCCGCTCAGCCAGCAGATCAAGGCCCTGGAAACCCAGCTGGGCATGAGCCTGCTGCAGCGCCACCCCAAGGGCGTGAGCCTGACCGAGGCGGGCCAGCTCTTCCTCGTGGAGGCGCGGCGCCTGCTGCAGGACTTTGGTGAGATGCGCGAGCGCATGGCCCGCCTGGCCAGCGGCCAGCAAGGCCTGCTCTCGGTGGGTTTCACCAGCTCGGCCGCCGCCCATGGCTACACGCCCGAGGTGCTGCGCGCCTGCCGCAGCAAGCATCCCGGCATCGCCCTCACGCTCAGCGAGGACAGCGCCGCCGCCCTGATCGAGGCCGTGGCCAAGGCGCGCCTGCACTGCGCGTTTCTGCGCGTGCCGGTGGCGCGGCCCGAGGGCCTGATCTTCGAGACCCTGCTCAGCGAGCCCGCCCTGCTGGCCCTGCCCCTGGACCATCGCCTGGCCCGCGTGCCGCGCGCCCGCAGCACGCCCATCGCCTGGCACGATCTGGCGGGCGAGGCCCTGATCCTGGTGCGCCGCCCCGGCGCGCCGGGCCTCTACGCCAATCTGCTGGCCCTGTGCGAGCGCGAGGGCGTGCAGCCCCGCATCGCCGCCGAGGTGGAGCGCATGATGACGAATCTGAACCTGGTGGCGGCCGGCGCCGGCCTCTCCATCGTGCCGGCCTCCATGCGCGGCGTGCACGCGCATTCGGTGCTCTACCGTCCCCTGCCCCGGGACGCCCTGCTGGAAGCGCCGCTGAGCCTGTGCTACCGCGGCGCCGACCAGGCCGGCCCCATGCAGACCTTTCTGAGCCTGGCCCGCGAGATCGCGGCCCGCCATGGTCAGCCGGCGTGA